The Flavobacterium psychrotrophum region CTACAGGGCATAAAGCGCGGTATTATGGAAATGGCCGACTTAATTGTAATAAACAAAGCCGACGGCGATAACCTTAAACGTGCCCGCCTGGCAAAGACTGAATATAACCGTGCGTTGCACCTTTTTCCGGCTAAGGCGTCAGGGTGGCTGCCAAAGGTTACTACCTGTAGTGCGCTGAACCATGAAGGCATAGCTGATGTATGGAAAGAAGTGAGTGACTATTTTGAAGATACTAAAGCAAGTGATTATTTTAATACCCACAGGCGTGAGCAAAATGCGTACTGGCTTACCGAAACTATAAATGAGCAGCTAAAGACGGATTTTTACTCCCAATCTGGTATTGCAGCCTTGTTAGATGAAAATAAACTGCTTGTACAACAAAACCTGCTCTCTCCTTTTGCCGCTGCACAGCAGTTGCTGGAAGCATATTTTTCGGGGAAAGACGGTAAAAAATAGATAACAGATAACAGACAAATAATAAACCCTATACTATGTTGAAAGATACTGCTGACGTACAGCTAAAACAAGAAAAATTTATTAAGACAATATGCGAAACCGGTATTGTTTACGGTTTAGAAAATGAGGAGGGATTTGCTACTTCATATTCAAATGAATATGAGAATGAAGACGGCGAGCCTGTAGAAGTAATTTGCTTTTGGTCTGAAAAAGCGTATGCCAATGACTGTATAAAAGAAGACTGGAGCACATTTAATATTGCAGAAATACCACTGGCAGATTTTATTGAAAACTGGTGTATAGGCATGCATAATGATGAGTTACTGGCAGGTACTGATTTTGACAGTAATATGTTTGGTACAGAAACAGAACCTTTGGCAATAATAATCCAGATTATTGAAGAGCTGAAGAGCACAGGAAAAACGATAACCTTAGAAAGTTATGAAAACATTGAGGAGCTGGAAAGCCAGGTAAATGATAGTCTTGAAGATTAATAAGACCCTGCTTTTCTAAAACTGTCATGCCGAGGAAAGAAGCCATCTTTTATTGGTAATCTATCATAATGCCATCCAATCTGTAAACAGTTGGTTGTATGATTAGATCGCTTCGTTCCTCGCGATGGCTATACTTATAACTTTTGATAGCAATATCCGAAAACGGATAGCTATTTTACCGGAATATAAATATCCTCTTCGCTATCGTCATCCCCATTTCTATATTTATCACCCAATATTTCAAAGTGTGGGCGGGTATCTAAACTGTAGCCAAACTGAGGCAGCCATTCTGCCAAAATATACCTGAATACTTCCGTTGCATTTTTGGAGTTCCCCGTATAATGAAATACAGCATATTTTCCGGCAGGAATTGTATACGTTTCCATACCATCAGGTATTGACTCAAAATCATTTACTGCCACAGCTGCCCACTTTTCAAAAGAAACTATGGGACTGAAATTTTCAAAGAAGCTCTCAGTATAATTTTGTAATGAAAATCGCTCGTTAGAAGTTGCATTAGTTATCTCTCTTTTACGCGGCATAAAACCCGCCCATAGCTTATAAGTGGTATTTTGGGCAAAACTCATATTCTGGCGTATGCCAATAAGCTTTGTTTCAGGATAATCAATAATAATAGGATTGGTCAGGCCAAGGTTAGTCCCAATACTCATTTTCGTATGTTTTAATGCACTGTACTTTGTCGTCTTTTAAAATCTTAACCTCTTTAAGATGGTGGCTGGGAGTGAACTTACTGTCGTAAATAAAAATTTCTTTAGTATCAAATTTTTGTTCGCGCAGCGGGTTGCCATATTCGTCATACAGCATTTCAAATATGGGTTCGCCATAAGCAAATTCCTTTTTACTGGCAGGTATATTATTTTCAAAACGGCTCACTATACGGCTGGTTTCCTGGCCTTTTATCATGGTGCGGTCGTCTATTACATTGCCATCATAATCATATACGTAAATTTTTACCGATTGTGGTTCACCCGTAAAAGGAGGTGTGTATTGTTCTACTCTTTTCATGTTACCCTCTGTAAATTCTTTTTCGAGCACAGTAACCGTAGCTCCTACAGATGTTGATGTTTCTTTGGTTTTATGAGCATTATCGTACTTCATTTTTTGTACCGCAATACCCGATGGCGTTGTAGAAATAACACTAAGCACCTGACCTTTTTTGTAAGTATAAGCTTCGTCAACCTGTAATTTACCTTTTACAGTCTTACGGTAATGTACCAGGTCATTACCTATATATTCGCTAAGTTCTTCACTTACCAGGGTGTCATTACAAATATATTGTACAGCCGCTACTTTGTCTTTATCATATTTGTAGAGTGTACGGTTTACAACCATGTGCCCGTTAAAGGCTTTCATCTTACTTACCTCTTCGGTAAGCAGGCCTTTTTTGTCGTAACTGTAGGTAACCTCTTCATTATTACAAGGATTAATGATATGGCGGGTTTTAAGCTTTTTATTTTGGCTGAAAGAAGCCACTGTTATCAATAAAAGAAGTGTGGTAAAGTGTAAGGTTTGTTTCATACAAAAAAGGTATTGGCAAAACGTAAAGATACGTAATTATTGGTACGTATAATCGAGCAAAAATCACGCCATAAAGCATAAGCATCGAAAATAAGGAAAACGATATAGCATATTATAAAAAAGGTTATATTTGGTGTGAAACACACACTTATAATCAGCTGTTTATGAAAAGTATTTTATGCAGCATACTACTATTGTTTTTTTCTGGCAGCACCTATGCGCAAAATGATTGTATAGATGCCATGGCAGTATGTTATGATACATTTGGAATAGTAAATTATCTGGGTGGGCCGGGTGTGCAGGAACTTAATAGTGGTAATGTATGCCAGGGGAAGGAGGAGAACAGTATATGGTTCAGGTTTACTATTGAAAGCCCCGGTACCCTTGATTTCTACATTTTTCCTCTTGATACTAAAGCTGTAGATTATGATTTCTGGCTCTTTGGACCGGCAACGTCCTGTAGCAATTTAGGTAGTGCCATAAGATGCTCTACAACAGAGCGACGTGCATCGCTAGGAGGCAGCGAGAATATAACCGGAATCTCCAGGTTTGAAACAGACCTTTTTGAAAACCCTGGTGAAGGTAACGGGTTTGTAAGCCCTGTAAACGTACAGGCGGGGCAAACTTATTACCTCGCTGTAAATCAGGATAAAGTATCTGAGAGGTTTCAACTAATATTGACTGGAACGGCTAAACTTAAAGAAAACCCTCCTTACACCAGGATGCACCACGATTATTTTTTTATTGAAAAATGCGATGATGATGGTGTAAATGACATTGCTACTTATTTTAACCTCATGGAGTTTGAAAATATTATCAGTACAACAGAGCGTATAAATATCTCATATTTTAAAAGTAGTAATGATGCATGGCTAAATCATAATGTTATAACTAATCCCGGGCATTATCTTAGCCTACCAATGCTTGATGGTATATATGTAAGAATAGAACACCCCATTACCGGTTGCGTTTGGATTGACAGGATGTCATTGGTAATAACAAATACTGTAGCGGCAGGTACTCCCGGGGATTTATTTTTATGCGATACTAATGGTAATGGCACACAAACCTTTGATCTTTCTGTAAACAACTCACTTATACAAAATGGTACAGCCCTGCCGGTTAGTTATCATCTTACAGAGCAGGATGCAAAAACAGGTAATAACGCTTTGCCGAATCTATACCAAAACACAACACGCAGCCAGACCATCTGGGCGCGCCTTAGCGGTACAGGAACATGCTATATGTATGATGTAACAAGCTTTACTCTAAATGTTCCTGAAATTCCAAAAATTGAATACACTTTAAACATTAGAGATTTTTCAGGAGACGATACCAGTGTAGAAGTAATTATTACTGAGCCCGAAAAGTATGTTTATGCTGTAGACAATGATAGCTTTAGTCCATCAATTAATTTCAACGGATTAACCGAAGGTCCTCACATATTTTATATCAAGCCTCTGGATGAATGCGGTGTAATAGAGTCTAGAAACTTTTTTATTCTAAACTATCCCAAATTCTTTACCCCAAACAATGATGGCGAGAATGACTTATGGCGAATAGCCTATCTTACACAACGGCCGGGTAGTTATGTCATTATTTTTGATCGTTATGGCAAATTGCTTACAAGTTTTGGGCACCGTTCTGCGGGGTGGAACGGTACATTAAAAGGCAAATCCCTGCCTGCAGATGATTACTGGTTTATACTACATCTGGATACCGGGCAGGTAGTAAAAGGCCATTTTGCTCTATTGCGTTAACTGTGCATCATAAAACAAGAAAAGCTGCAAGGGCAATTACCCTTACAGCTTTATCTATTAGTTTGCTGTTAATAATAACAGCTCAGGATTTTAGGCTCTGTACCTCCCTGCCATCCTGCCGTGTTGCTGATCGGTTTCCGCACAAGGTGTACGCCGACGTTAGTTAAATGCCCTGCACGAACGGGTGGAAAGTGCAGCGCCCGTTACAGCCTCCCCGGCAGGCTGTCTACCCGTCGTCTTCGTTTTGGCAGGTAGTGCCTGTTAATCCTTTATGTTTAGTAAAATTACGCAACCAGATTTATATTGTTCTTAAAACCAATACAATGTATTGTTAATGGTTTGCCTTTAAAGGTGTATAAATACAAAAAGGCCGTCTCATCTATTTATGAAACGGCCTTTTGTATTACAACTAAATTTATTTTAGTATCCTTATCGTAATGCTTATGCCACTATCCTTGGATAGAAAACAGTACACATCATGCCTTCGCTTGCCTTGTTAGGATGTGCGCAGTGCTCTGTCTGGAATTTTGCACATTTTAAACAATCAGATTCTCTGCTTAGTACTGCACGAAATTCATAAGCCTGGCAGGCCTGTGTCTCTGCAGTAACTATTTCGTGTACATTACATAATTGTCCTTTTAGGTGGTGGTCGCAGTTACCACAGCAATTAGCTAACTTGATATCCATAACATTTATTTTTTGAGGTTAAACTTTCATGATTTAATTATACATACAAATTTAAGCAGAATAAATGTTAGAGAAATTCTAAATAACTGTATTTGAGCTATTTGTAAATGGATTGTTTATAAATAAGCTTGTAAGTAACTGATTGAGTGGTATTCTTGCCTTGTACCTTATGAAACCGTTAACAGGCTTTGATAAAGTTTCGTTTTTAATTGTGCGTAAGGGGAGATCTTATTTTGCTTCGCTATTAATTGCTATGCAAAAGAGGGTTTCGCCTACATTTACAGGTGGCGTACCTATTTTATACAAAACTACGCCAGACTCCGGTGCTATGATGGTTTTTATTCTGTTTCCAAAAATATCAGTAATAAAACCAATCTCAGTGTCTTTAATTACGGTATCGCCCGCTTTAAGGCTGCTGTAAAAAATACCCTGGTCAGGTACAGCTACATATACCTGTTTGTCATACATTATCCTGGGAGGAGTGGCAGGTTTTACATTTTTATTTTCATACATTTTCAGTTCTGCCATCATGCGGTATATCGCCTGTTTTGTGGCTACCACTTCTGCCTGTTTCCAGCTGCCTAGTTTTCCTATTTCTATGCTTAATGCGGTTATGCCTTGTCTTACTGCCTGTTTAAAGGCATATTGTGCAGGCTTATCAGCAGGTAGTATATATGAATAAGACACAATAGTGTCAAAGCCACTTATTTGACTAAGGCGGGCTGACAATTCAGTTTGTTTTTTTAACTCCTTGTTGTTGTAATAACATATAAAAGGTATAAGGTCTTCGCTTACATCGCCGCCGTGCATATCCAGCAACACATCTGTAACAGGAAAAACCTGCGTGGTAAAAAAGTCGGCCATTACTTCGGTAATACTACCCTTAGCATTACCGGGAAACACCCTGTTTAGGTTAAGCCCGTCTAATGGATTTATAAAAGGTGTTCTTTTGTAAAACGATTCAACATTTACAATGGGTATTATAACCAGGTTGCCACTTAGTTTTTTAGGGTCTATCTCTTTTTTAAATTCTATGAGCGACATTATGGTAGGATATTCCATGCCATGAATTCCTGCAATTATAGTAAACGTAGCTCCCGGTTTTAAACCGCTGATAAGTGTTACGGGTATATCAACCGATACATTGTTAGCTGTACTTAACTTAAAAATAGTGTCTTTTACTAATGCTTTTTCATGGCTTAAAATTTGCTTTATCATAGGGGTTTGACAAAAAGACCAATAGTTAACAAATATTATTAAAATAAATGAAAATGCGTATTTCATAAAACAATAAAATTGAGGCAGCTAAACTGCTAAAAGATAATATTTATACTTGGTTTATAGTTGCTATAAAGGAGGTATTGCCCCCAAATTTTTATCAGGCTATTCTTTAGCAGAATTTGTTACAGTGTTTTGTGGAAGCAAAGTCTTGCCAGCCTCTTTTGCCAGAACCTTTTGTGCAAATTTACCAATAGTAAGGCCCTGTACTATAATAGAGAATACAACTACAAAGTAGGTTATGGCTATTAGTGTGTTCTTGTAAGGGTTGTCATCCATAGAGAGTGCAAGTGCAATAGAAACACCGCCACGAAGCCCGCCCCACACCAGTATTTTGATGGTGCCTTTGCTGAATTTTTCTCTAAAAGGGATGATTTTTGTAGGCAGCCAAATAGAAAAGAAACGTGCAAATAAAACCAGTACCACCGCAGCAAGGCCAGGAACCCAGTAGTCATTAAGGTCTTTTATCATTAATAGGTTAAGCCCTATGAAAAGGAAAAGTATGGCGTTTAATATTTCATCATTAAGTTCCCAGAATTTATCAAGATAATCTTTAGTGGTTGTGCTCATGGCAAAACGTTTGCGCAGGTTACCTATCATGATACCTGCAAAAACCATGGTAAGCGGTCCTGAGATATGAAGCCCTCTTGCAATAAGGTAACCGCCCATTACTACAGAAAGCGTTATAAGTACAGATACTTTATAATCATCTACCTTGCGCATAGCACGCGATGCGGTAATACCCAGCGCCAGACCCAGTATAAATGCACCTCCGGCTTCTTTTATAAGTAACCATATAACATTAAGTGCAGTAAGGTCTTCTGTATTGCCTTGGGCGAGCTCCAATATTACAGCAAACACCACAACTGCTACACCATCGTTAAATAACGATTCTCCCGCAATTTTTGTTTCGAGCGATTTACGCACTTTAGCCTGTTTCAGGATACTGAGTACAGCAACGGGATCTGTA contains the following coding sequences:
- a CDS encoding succinylglutamate desuccinylase/aspartoacylase family protein translates to MIKQILSHEKALVKDTIFKLSTANNVSVDIPVTLISGLKPGATFTIIAGIHGMEYPTIMSLIEFKKEIDPKKLSGNLVIIPIVNVESFYKRTPFINPLDGLNLNRVFPGNAKGSITEVMADFFTTQVFPVTDVLLDMHGGDVSEDLIPFICYYNNKELKKQTELSARLSQISGFDTIVSYSYILPADKPAQYAFKQAVRQGITALSIEIGKLGSWKQAEVVATKQAIYRMMAELKMYENKNVKPATPPRIMYDKQVYVAVPDQGIFYSSLKAGDTVIKDTEIGFITDIFGNRIKTIIAPESGVVLYKIGTPPVNVGETLFCIAINSEAK
- a CDS encoding DUF2750 domain-containing protein, with amino-acid sequence MLKDTADVQLKQEKFIKTICETGIVYGLENEEGFATSYSNEYENEDGEPVEVICFWSEKAYANDCIKEDWSTFNIAEIPLADFIENWCIGMHNDELLAGTDFDSNMFGTETEPLAIIIQIIEELKSTGKTITLESYENIEELESQVNDSLED
- a CDS encoding T9SS type B sorting domain-containing protein encodes the protein MKSILCSILLLFFSGSTYAQNDCIDAMAVCYDTFGIVNYLGGPGVQELNSGNVCQGKEENSIWFRFTIESPGTLDFYIFPLDTKAVDYDFWLFGPATSCSNLGSAIRCSTTERRASLGGSENITGISRFETDLFENPGEGNGFVSPVNVQAGQTYYLAVNQDKVSERFQLILTGTAKLKENPPYTRMHHDYFFIEKCDDDGVNDIATYFNLMEFENIISTTERINISYFKSSNDAWLNHNVITNPGHYLSLPMLDGIYVRIEHPITGCVWIDRMSLVITNTVAAGTPGDLFLCDTNGNGTQTFDLSVNNSLIQNGTALPVSYHLTEQDAKTGNNALPNLYQNTTRSQTIWARLSGTGTCYMYDVTSFTLNVPEIPKIEYTLNIRDFSGDDTSVEVIITEPEKYVYAVDNDSFSPSINFNGLTEGPHIFYIKPLDECGVIESRNFFILNYPKFFTPNNDGENDLWRIAYLTQRPGSYVIIFDRYGKLLTSFGHRSAGWNGTLKGKSLPADDYWFILHLDTGQVVKGHFALLR
- a CDS encoding cation:proton antiporter; this translates as MELYYSLSILIVLASFFAYLNVRFLKLPSTIGVMVIAMAVSIVLVAFGNIFPTTLHRLTSLIKEFDFTELLMGAMLNFLLFAGAIHINIKDLREQRGPIVVFSTLSVVISTFVVGTLIYFIPIKDLEIPYIYCLLFGALISPTDPVAVLSILKQAKVRKSLETKIAGESLFNDGVAVVVFAVILELAQGNTEDLTALNVIWLLIKEAGGAFILGLALGITASRAMRKVDDYKVSVLITLSVVMGGYLIARGLHISGPLTMVFAGIMIGNLRKRFAMSTTTKDYLDKFWELNDEILNAILFLFIGLNLLMIKDLNDYWVPGLAAVVLVLFARFFSIWLPTKIIPFREKFSKGTIKILVWGGLRGGVSIALALSMDDNPYKNTLIAITYFVVVFSIIVQGLTIGKFAQKVLAKEAGKTLLPQNTVTNSAKE
- a CDS encoding GyrI-like domain-containing protein, with the translated sequence MSIGTNLGLTNPIIIDYPETKLIGIRQNMSFAQNTTYKLWAGFMPRKREITNATSNERFSLQNYTESFFENFSPIVSFEKWAAVAVNDFESIPDGMETYTIPAGKYAVFHYTGNSKNATEVFRYILAEWLPQFGYSLDTRPHFEILGDKYRNGDDDSEEDIYIPVK